The window TGATGCTGAAAAAGATAAGTTAAAAGCCGAGGCTGAAGCCAAAGCTAAAGCAGCAAAAGATAGTGCGACCGCTGAAGCAGAAAGATTAAAGAAAAAAGCTGAAGAAGAGGCTAAAAAGAAAGCTGAAGAGGAAAAAGAAAAGCTTAAAAAGAAAGCCAAGAGCAAGCTTAAAGATATGTTTGGTGATGGTAAATGATCAGAAATAAATAATTCAAAATAGCATTAAAGGAAAATCAGTTTGATTTTCCTTTTTTTATGTCTTCGAAAATGCCGCTGTACTGTTTCTCAATTTTAAGAAAGACCAGATTTAAGAAAAAAGGCATTTGCTACAACAAAATATTTTAAAATCGTAAGCATGAACAAGGGGTAAAAATTCAGAAGGTAAAATCGAGGCAATCTGAAATATTTACCTAATTTTAGACTTTTATTTTTCAAGCATAAATTATTTAATAATATGTCAACAGCAATTTACAAGGTGCCAGTACCTAAGAACGAACCTGTTAATAGCTACGCTCCTGGAACTCCAGAAAGAGCTTCTTTACAAGCTAAGTTAAAAGAGCTAAGATCTCAAGAAGTTGATGTTCCAATGTACATTGGTGCTGAAGAGGTAAGAACAGGAAAAACACATCCTTTAAATCCTCCACATGATCATCAGCATAAATTAGGTCAATTCCATGAAGGCGATGCCAGCCATGTAGATCAAGCTATAAAAGCGGCTTTAGCAGCTAAGCAGGAATGGGCTGATTTACACTGGCAGCAAAGAGCTGCAGTATTCTTAAAAGCTGCTGACTTAATCGCTGGTCCATACAGAGATAAAATTAATGCGGCTACAATGTTAGGTCAATCTAAAAATGCTTATCAAGCAGAGATTGATTCAGCATGTGAGTTAGCCGATTTCTTAAGATTCAATGTAAAATATATGACCGAAATCTATGAGGAGCAACCATATTCTCCTGATGGAATTTGGAACAGAATGGAATACAGACCATTAGAAGGTTTCGTATTTGCCTTAACTCCATTCAACTTTACTGCTATTGCAGGTAACCTTCCGTCTAGTGCAGCCCTTATGGGTAATACAGTAGTTTGGAAACCTGCTTATTCTCAAATCTATTCTGCCAATGTAGTAATGGAAATCTTCAGAGAAGCAGGAGTACCAGATGGCGTTATCAACCTAATTTATGTGGATGGTCCAACTGTAGGTAAAAAAGTATTTACGCATCCTGATTTTGCAGGTATTCACTTTACAGGTAGTACTGCAGTATTCCAGACGATTTGGAAAACTATCGGTGAGAATATTGAAACCTACAAATCTTATCCAAGAATTGTTGGGGAGACAGGCGGTAAAGATTTCATCTTAGCACACAAAACTGCAGATGCTAAGCAAGTGGCTACGGCTATCACTAGAGGAGCATTTGAATATCAAGGACAAAAATGTTCTGCTGCCTCAAGAGTTTATGTTGCGAATAATATTTGGGACGATGTTAAAAAGAATCTTCTTGCAGATATCAAAGATATCAAAATGGGAGGACCAGAAGATTTCGATAACTTCTTTAATGCAGTAATTGATAGAAAAGCTTTTGATAAAATTAAAGGTTATATCGACCATGCGAAAGAAAGTAATGTAGCAGAAGTGATCGCTGGTGGTGAGTGTGATGACTCAAAAGGTTATTTCATTCAGCCTACCGTAATTGTAACTAAAGATCCTCAGTATGTTACTATGCAGGAAGAAATATTCGGTCCAGTGGTTACCATTTATGTTTACGAAGCGGAAAACTTTGATGAGACCTTAACATTAGTTGACGAAACATCACCTTATGCATTAACTGGAGCAATCTTCAGTAATGATCGCTACATCATAGAGAAAGCTACAAAAAGATTAAGCCAAGCGGCTGGTAATTTCTATGTAAATGACAAGCCAACAGGTGCAGTGGTAAATCAAAACCCATTTGGAGGAGCTAGAAAATCAGGAACTAACGATAAAGCAGGTTCTAAATTGAACTTATTACGTTGGTGTTCTGCAAGAATGGTGAAAGAAACATTCGTTACTCCATCTGATTACAAATATCCGTTCATGGGAGAATAAGATCTAATTACTCATTAGAGTAACTGAAAGCCTTCGAGTTTATTCTTGAAGGCTTTTTTCATGCACTTACTTTATCCTTATTTATTTCCCCCTATCCTCTTTCTTCACCTTCTTAAATAATTAATATTTTCGAAACTTTTCGATGTAATATTTGTATTATATTCGCATTAATTTTAAAGTAAATCAATTTAAAACCAATCAACTTATGATGAAAAGACTTATAATCGGGTCTTTGTGCTTAATGATGTCAATAGGCGCATTTGCACAAAAAAAAGAGATTGAATTCACTGAATTTGATCTTGACAATGGAATGCACGTGATTTTACATCAGGATAACTCTACCCCAATTGTAGTTGTTTCTGTAATGTACCATGTTGGTTCAAAAAATGAGAATCCTGAACGTACTGGATTTGCGCATTTTTTCGAACATTTATTATTTGAGGGTTCAGAAAATATTGAAAGAGGTAAATTCAATAAATACATCACCAATGCAGGTGGTGTTAACAACGCAAACACTTCAAATGACAGAACTTATTATTACGAAATACTACCTTCAAATCAATTAGAACTTGGGCTTTGGCTTGAATCTGAGCGATTAATGCACGCAAAAATTGAAGATATTGGGGTTGAAACACAAAGAGAAGTAGTGAAAGAGGAAAAAAGACAGCGTGTTGATAACCAGCCTTACGGAAGCGTGTTGGAGGAAGTAATGAAAAGAGCTTACACAAGGCACCCTTATCGTTGGACGCCAATTGGTTCTTTAGAGCATTTAAATACGGCTTCATTAGATGAATTTGTTGAGTTTTATGAAACATTCTACGTCCCGGAAAATGCAACATTATCTATTGCAGGTGATATTGACACTGCAGAAGCAAAAAAAATGATAGAAGATTACTTTGGCACTATACCAAAGGGAGGAAAAGAAATTCCAAGACCTAATATTGTAGAACCAGAGCAGAAAGAAGAGGTGAGAGATACTATCTATGATAACATCCAATTACCGGCCGTAATTCAGGCTTATCATATGCCAGCACAAGGTACTGAAGATTCATATGCTCTTGAAATGTTGAGTACAGTATTATCTGGTGGTCAGTCTGCCAGAATGTATAAATCATTGGTAGATGAACAGCAAAAAGCTTTACAGGTAGCCGCTATCCCTTTTTCGTCAGAAGATCCGGGCCTATATCTATTATTTGGATTACCAACTATCGGGGGTGATTTAAAAGAATTAGAAGCAGCTATGGATGCTGAGATCAAGAAGGTACAGGAAGAATTGATTTCTGATAAAGAATTTGAGAAAATAAGAAATCAGAAAGAAAACGACTTTATCTCAGGAAACAGTAGAATGGCCGGTATAGCTGAAAGCTTAGCAAATTATCATGTTTACTATGGCGATGCTAATTTAATCAATAAGGAAATTGACAGATTCATGAATGTAACTAAGGAAGATATCAAAAGAGTTGCTAATGAATACCTTAATGAAGACAATCGAGTGGTATTGTATTATCTACCAAAATCGCAACAAAACCAATAAGTCGTTTCACTTTATAAATGAATAATGATGATTAAGAAATTATATATAAGCTTAATTTTTACCCTTATTGCAAGTTTTGCAATAGCACAGGTAGACAGAACTACGGCTCCTGAACCAGGGCCGGCAAAGGAAATTAACATTGGCGAACCAACTACTTTCACTCTTAAAAATGGACTAAAGGTATTTGTAGTAGAAAACCATAAGTTACCAAGAGTTGCATTTTCTTTAACCTTCGACAGAGATCCAATCTTAGAAGAAGATAAAGCAGGCTATGTGAGCATGGCGGGTCAAATGTTAATGAAAGGAACTAAAAATAGAAGCAAAGCAGAATTAGATCAAGACATCGATTTTATTGGGGCTAACATCAGCACATTCGCAACAGGAATGTTTGCTACCTCTTTAACTAAGCACCAAGATAAATTAATGGAGTTGATGACTGATATCTTATTTAATCCATCTTTCCCGGAAGAGGAATTAGATAAGTTAAAAAAACAATCATTATCTGGTTTAGCTGCATCAAAAGACGATCCGAATGCTATTGCTTCAAACGTTAGAGGTAAATTAGTATATGGAGACAATCACCCATACGGTGAATTCGAAACTGAAGAAACGATTGAAAATATCAATTTAGAAGGCATCAAAGAATATTATAATACCTACTTCAAGCCAAATATTGGCTACCTAGCGATTGTAGGTGATATTACGCCTAAAGATGCTAAGAAGTTAATCAAGAAAAATTTCGAAAATTGGGAAAAAGCAGAAGTTCCAACAAAAGAATATGAAATGCCTACTCCTCCGGAAGAAACTTTCGTGGCTTTAGTTGATCGTGAAGCTTCCGTACAATCTGTGATCAATGTGACTTATCCAGTTGAGCTTCCAATTGGTAGCGAAGATGTAATTACAGCAAGAGTTTTAAATGAAATTTTAGGAGGTGGTTTCTCTTCAAGACTAAATCAAAACCTTAGAGAAGACAAGGCCTTTACTTATGGTGCTGGCTCTTCATTGAGTGCAGATGAATTAGTCGGAAGCTTTAATGCAAGCGCTAGTGTGCGTAATGAAGTGACTGATAGTGCTGTGAATGAGTTTATGGCTGAATTAGTGAAAATCAATAAAGAAGGTGTAACACAAGAAGAATTAGATGCTGCTAAAGCTTCTATTTCAGGCAGTTTTGCCAGATCTTTAGAAAGCCCACAAACGGTAGCCTCATTCGCGATCAATACTGCGCGATACAATCTTCCAAAAGATTATTATGCGAACTATTTGAAGAATTTAGAAGCGGTAACTTTAGAAGATGTAAAAGCAGCGGCTCAAAAATATATCCTTCCCGAGCAAGCTAATATTTTAGTAGTGGGTAAGGGATCTGAAGTAGCAGAAAAATTAGAGCGTTTTGGTGAAGTGAAATACTTTAACCGTAAAGGCGAAGAGTATGATCCGAATGACAAAAGCGCGATGCCTGCTGACTTAACAGTTGAGAAAGTATTCGAAAAATACTTTGAAGCATTAGGCGGAAAAGAGAATATCGAAGCAGTAAAGTCTATCAAAACAGTTTACTCAGCGAGTGTTCAAGGTCAGAATATAACCATTACGGAAGTAAAAAATAATGCCAACTACAAAAATGAGACTGCTATGGGACCAATGGTATTAAGTAAAGTATTGGTAACTGATGAAGATGTGAAAGTTTTTCAGCAAGGACAGGAAGTTCCAGTACCAGATGCGGCAAAGGATAATATCAAATTTGGCGCTAAAATTTATCCTGAACTTTATTACGATGAAATTGGAGCTACTTTAAAATTGACGAATGTTGAAGAAGTAAATGGCAAACCTGCCTATGGTGTAAGTGTCACTTTACCTTCCGGAATAAGCTCTACTTCTTACTTTGATGCAGAATCAGGATTAAAAGTGAAATCAAGCTCTGCTCAAGGATCTGAAGTCATTAAATCATACAAAGAAGTGGATGGAATCATGGTTCCTGAAAAAAGAGCGATCAGTCAGGGCTTTCAATTAAGTGCTGATTTAGAATCTGCAGTGATCAATTTCGAAATCAAAGAAGATACTTTTAAATAAAGGATTAATAACATTTTAAGAAAAGCCCGAATAAATCATCTTTATTCGGGCTTTTTTTATTGAATCTAAAAAGATTAAAATTGGCGATTAAAGTTAAATAGTTATTTAAATTGTTCTTTATTCCTCTTAACAAAGCCAAGGAAGCTTTCAGGCTTTTTTCCACTTATCTTCAAAACAGAATCACTTATTTCCGGAGTTGTTTGAAATCTTGGGAAATAGTGTAGCATAATCATTACAAATATCAGCATAGTAGGCACTCTCTCCTTCCTTTTTCTAAAAAAGAAAGAGAGCAAGTTGGGGGATATGAATATAATATTTTGACCTGTCACTTGATTGATTTGACTTACCATTTCTCCAAAAGTCAATTTTTCATTATTGGTTAAATCATAAGCTTTATTTTGATGCATTTCTGGATTTTGCAATATTTTAGCTCCTACTTGACCGATATCGTTTACATCTACAAGGGTGAACTTCGCATTACCCGCTGGTAAATACACCTCCGCTTTTTCAATTATATCCTTCCTTAGGGTGGTAGTAAAGTTTTGCATAAAATAAGCTGGCCTCAAGAAAGTATAGTTAATACCTGAGCCCATTATCATTTTTTCAATTTTATGATGAGGAATAATACTGTTTTTGTCTGCACCCTGAACTGATAGAAAAACAATATGTTGAATGTCCACTTGAACTGCTGCTTCTATTAAAGGCTTAAAATATTTTTTCGTATCGGATATTTGAGGTGGTCTCAATAAAAACAAAACGTCCACACCGCTTAAGTAGTCGTTGAATTGATTGACATTTTCAAAGTCAAACTCCTGAAATTCAAGAGAATGAGACTTTTCAAAAGCGGTACTATCCTTTTCTAAATCTCGAATTCCAGCAATTATTTTTGATTCGATTTTGAGTTCCAATAAAGCCGCTATTGTTGCTTTCCCAATATTTCCGGTGGCACCAGTGATTAAAAGTTTCATGATTTTAATTTGATAAATTCTAAAAAATATATTTCTAATGCTTCTATAGCTTCAACATAATTCTGAAGAAGCCATTCAGCTTTTAGCTGTTTTATGATGCTGGGCCCTTCATATTGATCAACATATTACTTAAGCTTAAGGGAAAAATATTGATACAAGGTCCATCAATAGCTTACAAAAGGCATCTGTTTATTATACTTTGCAAAATTTTCATCCTTGCAAAGCTGGAGAATATAATCGGCTAAATCTTCTCTTCCTATTTTGGTACTTGCATTAACACCGACCCAGCCCACTCGATAATCATCTTTTTTGGGCTCATCTGTCAACCTTGGCCCCCTTACAATAATCCAATCCGTAGCACTATTTTTCAACAATTCAGCATGCTCCACAGCATCATTAAGTATTTTAGGAACCGCCAACTTCATGATGAAACGAATCATCTTGTCCATGAATTTTGGTTGGTCTTTATCAGGAAAAGGTAGCCCACCACCTGATAGAGAAATAATTTGGTTAACTCCTGCTGTTCGCATAGCTTTTATGATATTTTGGGTACCTTTTGTTTGTAATCCTTCTGGTGATCCTTTTACATGACCGAACAAACTTATTACCATGTCTGTACCACTCACTGTTTTAGTTACATCTTCTGGATTTAAAACATCTCCTTGAATGATTTCTATTATTGACTTTTTAGTTTTGATTTTTTCAGGATTTCGAACCAATGCTTTAATCGAATAGCCTGCGTCAAGTGCTTGTTCTACAAATTTCTCTCCTGTTTTTCCACTCGCTCCGAATACAGCTAATTTCTTCATATCTTTAATTACTCCTTAGTTATTTGCTATTATACCCAATAATTAGGTACTTGTTCAGTAATTATATACACACCTTTTTGTAAGTATGGAAAAAGACATTGCTAAAGTAAGTCCGAGATGTCCTATTAGAACCACGCTTGAATTAGTAGGCGGAAAATGGAAGCTTCTAATTATCATTCAACTAGCGCATGAACCGAAACGTTTATCAAAATTAAAACGGGATATTCCTGACATCAGCGAAAAAATGTTGATACAAGAATTAAAGAATTTAGTAGATAGTGAATTAGTATTCAGAAAAAATTATGGAGAGGTACCCCCTAGAGTAGAATATGAATTAACCAAAAAAGGAAAACTAGCTTTGCCGCTAATAGAACACATGAAAGATTTTGCAGAACAGTATACAGCTCTATAACAATCAAAAAACTATTCTTTTCATGTTTATTGATTAAGACTCTCCTCCAATAAAATCATCCAATTCTGTCCTAATTCAACATATGGGAGTTGAAATTATATGCTTCCATATCAACACAGACAATTCCACTTCTTCCTACATTTATGTATTATTACATCTATAATGTGAAAGATATAGAAAAGCTGATCTGCAATTAGGGGATAATTTACTACATTTTTTTACTTCATCGCATAATTTTCTCTAATGAATAATCGCAAGAGAACGCTAAAAGAGCAGCAAAATTTCTATTTGATTAAAACAGTGAACAAGAGAGCTCAGCATTTAGAGTTAGCCCTAAAAAATTACCACTAATTCAATTTTGACCTCTTACTTAAAAAATTGCAAGATAGCTTCAGAAAGCAAGTCTGCATTTACTCTTTCAATAGGATGCTTCGTTTTGGGGAACACCTGCATTTGACCATTCTGAAGTGCTTTGTAAAATGCATTCGTTTCCTCCAAACTCACCATATGGTCTTGATCGCCTAAGCCCAATCTTATCGGAAGTTCTAACTTATTCACATTGGTGGTATTTAGTAAAGGATGACTTCCTAAATCCAACATCATTTCAGCTGTTTGAGTACATAGGGCTGACCAATTTTCAGCATGTTGAGATTTCAAATGCTCGGCAAACTGAGGTACTTTCTCCTGAATTTTCTCTGGATCTAACATCTTCACTTCCTGCTTAGCTTGTTCTGCTTTCCAGTCGAGCTTAGTACCCAAAGTCATGATTCTATTAAACAAATCCGGCTTTTGCAAGGCAAGTGCTAATGCGACATATCCACCCATACTGAACCCAAAAACAGCTGCATTTGAAATATTATCTTTCGTTAAAATAGATTCCAAATCATCCACTAAATCTTGCATTTTAAAGCCAGCGCCACCCTCGGCCCTACTTCCGTGCCATTTAAAATCAGGGGTAATGAGTTTGAAATCCTTTTCCAGTTTCGGAATTAAAAATTCGAAAGATTTTGAGCTTCCTAAAGCTCCGTGTAATAGAATAAGGGTTGGTTTATTTGCCATAAAACTGTTTCCTTTTTTATTAATTTATCATTTAATTTTCTTCTGATAAAAAAACTAAAACCTGTCAGGTTTTATCTGCTCTTTATTCCGAAAATGACTACTATTCTACTCTTTTTATTCTGTGAAACCTGACAGGTTTAGAAAATTTTGCTGAACTGCTTTAAAATGAAAACCGTCAGATTAATTCGGCTCAAATAGTTCAAGCGTCCGCTTGGACTTTTCATCTTAAATTATCAGCTTTCAATTGACTACCAAAACCTGTCAGGTTTATATCTGCTCTTTATTCTGAAAATGACTACTATTCCACTCTGTCAATTCCTCGAAATCTGATGGGTTTACTTAATCGCAGTATCTGATATTCTAAACTAGTTCAAGCGTCCGCTTGGACTTAATAACTTAATATAACTGTTTATAAATTACAAATAACCTGCTAGCCAATAAGCGGTATAGCCCATCCATTCTTTAAACAAGGTGTGCCATTTGAATAGAGCATCATCTGAAGGAAGAAACATGGACGGACTAATGAGCTGGTCGTTTGTATAATAAACTGTTGGGTATTCTGTCAATTGAAAGCCTTGCTTTCTAAAGCAGCCTGCCGCCCTGGGCATATGAGAAGCACTGGTAATCAGTAATAAGGGTCTGCTTTTATCAATGAAGTCAGAAGCTAAACGAGCGCTTTCCACTGTATTTCTAGATTGATCTTCAATTTTTACCCGAGCCACAGGAAAATTGATAGATTTCAAATAACCGAGCAGCACTGCAGACTCTTGTAAGTCCTTTCTTAATGCGGTAGCACCTCCTCCTGAAATGTATAGCGTATCGATTATTCCTTGCTCAAAAAGCATGATAGATTGTAAAAGTCGATCCGCGTTCTGATTGAAATAAACTCTATCTTTTGGCTCTTTGAGGGTATTGGTCATCCCTGTGAGTAAAACTCCATAGGTATAATGCCTGGATTTAATCTGTTGCAAGTCGGCAGGCGGAGACTGATATGCCTTTAGAAAACTATTGGCTAAAAAATCATTGGTAAAAATGACAAATAAGCTAAAGCCCAAAATGGCTAAATATTTTCGGAATTTCCATCTGCGGAAAATGAAAAAAGCTAGCCAAACAAGGCCAATCAAAGTGGCTGGCATTAATAAATAACTTATGGTTTTGGAGAGGATGAAGAACATATTATTTAAAGATTCAACTTTTCCAAAGTTTGGAACTTTGGAAAAGTTATTCCCACTTTATTGATAAATCCTTTTATACTGATCTTGCTTTACAGTACAGTTGATCCATCCTTCATCTAAATCTGCACCAATGGCTTTATAAAATTCAATAGAAGGCTCATTCCAATCCAGCACTTGCCAGGTTGTTAACCTACAATTTAGCTTATCCGCTTCTTCAAGTATAGCATTTAACAATTTTCGACCATAGCCATTTCCTCTTTCTGACTCGGTTACAATTAAATCTTCCAAATACATCACCTTTCCGTTCCAGGTAGAATAGCGGAAATAATATAAGGCTATGCCTACAATTCCATTTTCCGTTTCTGCCACAAATAAACCATAGGCAGGATTATCACCAAAACCATCTTTAATGAGTTCTTCCACATCCACCACTACAGCATCTGGCTCACGTTCGTAAACCGCTAATTCCTGGATTAACTCTAAAGTTCTTGGTATATCTTTTTCGCTTGCTTTTCTTATCGTTACACTCATAAAAATAAATTTAATCGCTTAGAGGATAAGGCGCAAAGAAATGATGGAAATAAATTGGCAAGATGCCATTTGGTGAAAGCTTTAAGCTGTCTCCATCGCTTTCTTTGATTTTCTGTATAAGAAATTCTGGAAGATATTTCTTTTTGCAAAGCGGTAGGGTTTATCAGCATTACAAAGCTTTTGATAGACATTCTTATTCACACCAAAATATTCGTAAGTCGTTCCGTCTAAAAAGCTAACCTCTAACAATAATCCCTTATGTCTGAAATCCAAAATATTCGATTCGGTAGTAGTTTTGGTATACTCTTCCAAATTGGCCTTATGGGTTTCAGGTGCAATACTGATTAAGAAATGATAGCCATCAATGATCTGCTGACTTTTGATTTCAGCTTCTTCTGCTTTAGGATCGCCAGCCTGAAATTTATCGGGATGCCATTCTTTTACTAGATTTCTATAGGTGGTTTTTAATTGCTTTAAGTCAATAGGACCTTCCACATTAAATAATTTTTTGTATTCTTTAATACGCTTCATAAGGGTGCTTTCTAATTAGAGCGCAAAGGTAGTTAGGACATGCTTAAAAACGCATTTTCCAATAAAAATTTGTTTGTGGGAAAAATATATCAAAAACTATTACGCTTTTGATAACATGAGCAAGGATTTTCTCTAGATCTCTCCACTTTTCCTTGCACTTCAAAAAATTTGAAATTCAATTTTTTGAGCTAGCCTCAGGCACGCCACCTACTGCCCGGTCGAAGATTAAGGTATAGGCATACCCCTGCACTTCGACCGATTGTATCTGACGTACCTGAGACTTTTTCAGCAAGCCCTAATTAAATAAAGTTCGTAAAATGCTGTTGATGAAAAATATAGCATTGAAATTAAAGTAGATTTTGCAGAACTGTAGTCCGAAAAACAACTAAAATTGCTAGCAAACAAGACCTGTCAGGTTTTGAAAACCTGACAGGTCTCAGCAGTAAAGCACTTAGCCGTAGTTAAAACTCATTCGCAATTTCTATCATCTTCAGATAATCTTGTACGAGCTCTTTATTTAGTTTTTTCGGGTCAATTTTACTTAATAATAATTTCAATTGTTGAACCGCTGCCAGTCGATCATCCAATTCGTCATCATCTATGCAATTGATTAAATCAATGCATGCATCATATTTAATGGCACTACTTTCAGCTAAGAGCTCTACTCCTGCTATTAATGATTGTAAGCTTACTTTCTGGCCATGGCTGTCACGCAGGAAATTGGATAAATCCAGAATTAAATTCTCCAGTGAATTCGTTTTAAAACTCGCCAGATTTTCATTGATAATGGTAGCCGCTTTTTCCTTGGCGAAGGAAGTATCTACACCCGGTGGTTTATCAAAATAGCCTACTAATAAGCCCATCACCATATGGAAATGATTCAAGCTCACCTGCTCCTTTTGATCAAACTTCTTTTTCTCCTCCTCCGACAGGAAGTAGGGCAAACTAAAATCAGCATTCGCATTTAGTCTTTTCCCTACTGCAGAATCTTTTTCAAAATGCTTCCAGATCACGGCATACTTTTCTGAACTCATGGGCTTCTTTTTTGGTGAATTGAGATTACAAATCTGCAAGCTTTAGGTAGGATTAGCAAGAGAGGAACTAGCTATTTATTAAGTTCAGATTTTATTAAACTGAAATTAGTATAAAAAAACCTGTCAGGTTTATGTGCTCCATTAATTGTTGGACTTGTTATGTTACTTCACTGAAATTTCAGGAAACCTGACAGGTTTAGAATATCTGTAATCTCAGGCCTACTTCCTTGATCTCAACACCTTTCCTATTGCTTCTCCAATTGGCTTAAATTCATCAGGTGTAAATTCATCAGTTTTGGCATTGTTGCACCAGTAGCAAGCCATAACTAAATTATCATAAAAGTATTCCTGATTAGGTTCTTTACGATCTATTTCTAAATTCCAGCCACGCTCATTCTTTTTATAAATTTTACCAGCTTCAATAAGCTCCTGTATCTTTTCTATGCTGGTATTACAATAGTAGCATTCTGTCTCTTTTATCAACTTTTCATATTGATTTTTAGATAAAATCCTTGAAAAGACCTCAATAAAATACCCCACTCGCCATTCTTCTAATCTTGGCTTTAGTTTGTTTTCCGAGTCTTTGATAAATTTATAAATCTTATCTATTTCAACTCCGTCTACTGAATCATTTCTCTCCTTGTGATAATACTCAGCAGTGTATTTATAAATTAACTCTTCTTTGTCTCTTAAATCGAAATCCATAAACTCCTGAAGTGAGGGTTTGAATTCAGCATTTTTATGCTTTAATACTTTTTCGAATAAGTAAAACCTTAAGCGAGTGTTAAAGCTGTCAGTGGATTTGGATTGATAAGACATTCTTATGTTGAAATCTTATTGATAAATAAAAACATGAAAAGATTTTCATCCAAAAAAGGACTAATTATAAAAAAGATATTCCACTTTTCTAGTTGTGAAATAAGGTCTGACTTTAATCAGGAGGAAATATCCCAATAGAAAAAAGAATATCGATATTAAAACAAGAGATATACTCGGAATAAAATCAAGAGAAAGGAATTTAGTTGCGTAAATAGCAATAATAGGACTGCAAATTAAAAATGTTAGAGAATACCCAATAAATCTCTCTTCCCATTTTTTCCACTTCGGACAGAAATAAAATTTCCCATTTAAATATGTTATTGTTCCACTCAAGTATAAAATCCGAAGCTTTTTTCTAGTAAT is drawn from Marivirga arenosa and contains these coding sequences:
- the pruA gene encoding L-glutamate gamma-semialdehyde dehydrogenase, with product MSTAIYKVPVPKNEPVNSYAPGTPERASLQAKLKELRSQEVDVPMYIGAEEVRTGKTHPLNPPHDHQHKLGQFHEGDASHVDQAIKAALAAKQEWADLHWQQRAAVFLKAADLIAGPYRDKINAATMLGQSKNAYQAEIDSACELADFLRFNVKYMTEIYEEQPYSPDGIWNRMEYRPLEGFVFALTPFNFTAIAGNLPSSAALMGNTVVWKPAYSQIYSANVVMEIFREAGVPDGVINLIYVDGPTVGKKVFTHPDFAGIHFTGSTAVFQTIWKTIGENIETYKSYPRIVGETGGKDFILAHKTADAKQVATAITRGAFEYQGQKCSAASRVYVANNIWDDVKKNLLADIKDIKMGGPEDFDNFFNAVIDRKAFDKIKGYIDHAKESNVAEVIAGGECDDSKGYFIQPTVIVTKDPQYVTMQEEIFGPVVTIYVYEAENFDETLTLVDETSPYALTGAIFSNDRYIIEKATKRLSQAAGNFYVNDKPTGAVVNQNPFGGARKSGTNDKAGSKLNLLRWCSARMVKETFVTPSDYKYPFMGE
- a CDS encoding M16 family metallopeptidase — encoded protein: MMKRLIIGSLCLMMSIGAFAQKKEIEFTEFDLDNGMHVILHQDNSTPIVVVSVMYHVGSKNENPERTGFAHFFEHLLFEGSENIERGKFNKYITNAGGVNNANTSNDRTYYYEILPSNQLELGLWLESERLMHAKIEDIGVETQREVVKEEKRQRVDNQPYGSVLEEVMKRAYTRHPYRWTPIGSLEHLNTASLDEFVEFYETFYVPENATLSIAGDIDTAEAKKMIEDYFGTIPKGGKEIPRPNIVEPEQKEEVRDTIYDNIQLPAVIQAYHMPAQGTEDSYALEMLSTVLSGGQSARMYKSLVDEQQKALQVAAIPFSSEDPGLYLLFGLPTIGGDLKELEAAMDAEIKKVQEELISDKEFEKIRNQKENDFISGNSRMAGIAESLANYHVYYGDANLINKEIDRFMNVTKEDIKRVANEYLNEDNRVVLYYLPKSQQNQ
- a CDS encoding M16 family metallopeptidase, whose amino-acid sequence is MMIKKLYISLIFTLIASFAIAQVDRTTAPEPGPAKEINIGEPTTFTLKNGLKVFVVENHKLPRVAFSLTFDRDPILEEDKAGYVSMAGQMLMKGTKNRSKAELDQDIDFIGANISTFATGMFATSLTKHQDKLMELMTDILFNPSFPEEELDKLKKQSLSGLAASKDDPNAIASNVRGKLVYGDNHPYGEFETEETIENINLEGIKEYYNTYFKPNIGYLAIVGDITPKDAKKLIKKNFENWEKAEVPTKEYEMPTPPEETFVALVDREASVQSVINVTYPVELPIGSEDVITARVLNEILGGGFSSRLNQNLREDKAFTYGAGSSLSADELVGSFNASASVRNEVTDSAVNEFMAELVKINKEGVTQEELDAAKASISGSFARSLESPQTVASFAINTARYNLPKDYYANYLKNLEAVTLEDVKAAAQKYILPEQANILVVGKGSEVAEKLERFGEVKYFNRKGEEYDPNDKSAMPADLTVEKVFEKYFEALGGKENIEAVKSIKTVYSASVQGQNITITEVKNNANYKNETAMGPMVLSKVLVTDEDVKVFQQGQEVPVPDAAKDNIKFGAKIYPELYYDEIGATLKLTNVEEVNGKPAYGVSVTLPSGISSTSYFDAESGLKVKSSSAQGSEVIKSYKEVDGIMVPEKRAISQGFQLSADLESAVINFEIKEDTFK
- a CDS encoding NmrA family NAD(P)-binding protein, which codes for MKLLITGATGNIGKATIAALLELKIESKIIAGIRDLEKDSTAFEKSHSLEFQEFDFENVNQFNDYLSGVDVLFLLRPPQISDTKKYFKPLIEAAVQVDIQHIVFLSVQGADKNSIIPHHKIEKMIMGSGINYTFLRPAYFMQNFTTTLRKDIIEKAEVYLPAGNAKFTLVDVNDIGQVGAKILQNPEMHQNKAYDLTNNEKLTFGEMVSQINQVTGQNIIFISPNLLSFFFRKRKERVPTMLIFVMIMLHYFPRFQTTPEISDSVLKISGKKPESFLGFVKRNKEQFK
- a CDS encoding NAD(P)-dependent oxidoreductase — encoded protein: MKKLAVFGASGKTGEKFVEQALDAGYSIKALVRNPEKIKTKKSIIEIIQGDVLNPEDVTKTVSGTDMVISLFGHVKGSPEGLQTKGTQNIIKAMRTAGVNQIISLSGGGLPFPDKDQPKFMDKMIRFIMKLAVPKILNDAVEHAELLKNSATDWIIVRGPRLTDEPKKDDYRVGWVGVNASTKIGREDLADYILQLCKDENFAKYNKQMPFVSY
- a CDS encoding winged helix-turn-helix transcriptional regulator; protein product: MEKDIAKVSPRCPIRTTLELVGGKWKLLIIIQLAHEPKRLSKLKRDIPDISEKMLIQELKNLVDSELVFRKNYGEVPPRVEYELTKKGKLALPLIEHMKDFAEQYTAL